The proteins below are encoded in one region of Brassica napus cultivar Da-Ae chromosome A6, Da-Ae, whole genome shotgun sequence:
- the LOC125609885 gene encoding alcohol dehydrogenase class-3, with translation MATQGQVITCKAAVAYEPNKPLVIEDVQVAPPQAGEVRIKILFTALCHTDAYTWSGKDPEGLFPCILGHEAAGIVESVGEGVTEVQPGDHVIPCYQAECRECKFCKSGKTNLCGKVRSATGVGVMMNDRKSRFSVNGKPIYHFMGTSTFSQYTVVHDVSVAKIDPQAPLEKVCLLGCGVPTGLGAVWNTAKVEPGSNVAIFGLGTVGLAVAEGAKTAGATRIIGIDIDSKKYETAKKFGVNEFVNPKDHQKPIQEVIVDLTDGGVDYSFECIGNVSVMRAALECCHKGWGTSVIVGVAASGQEISTRPFQLVTGRVWKGTAFGGFKSRTQVPWLVEKYMNKEIKVDEYITHNMTLGEINKAFDLLHEGTCLRCVLSTSD, from the exons ATGGCGACTCAAGGTCAGGTTATCACATGCAAAG CTGCGGTGGCTTACGAGCCGAACAAACCTCTGGTCATCGAAGACGTGCAAGTGGCTCCCCCTCAGGCCGGTGAGGTTCGCATCAAGATCCTCTTCACCGCTCTCTGTCACACCGACGCCTACACCTGGAGCGGCAAG GATCCTGAAGGTCTCTTCCCTTGTATCCTCGGTCACGAGGCTGCTGG GATTGTTGAGAGTGTTGGTGAAGGTGTAACTGAGGTTCAACCTGGGGACCATGTTATCCCTTGTTACCAAGCTGAGTGCCGTGAATGCAAGTTCTGCAAATCTGGAAAGACTAACCTCTGCGGCAAGGTTCGATCCGCTACTGGTGTTGGGGTTATGATGAACGACCGTAAGAGCCGCTTCTCCGTTAATGGGAAACCCATTTATCACTTCATGGGTACCTCCACGTTTAGTCAGTACACTGTTGTTCACGATGTTAGTGTGGCTAAAATCGATCCTCAGGCTCCTTTGGAGAAAGTCTGCCTTCTTGGTTGTGGTGTTCCCACTG GCCTTGGAGCAGTATGGAACACTGCAAAAGTAGAGCCTGGGTCAAATGTTGCCATTTTTGGTCTTGGGACCGTGGGGCTTGCT GTTGCTGAGGGTGCGAAAACCGCTGGTGCTACAAGGATCATTGGCATTGATATTGACAGCAAGAAGTATGAAACTG CAAAGAAGTTTGGTGTTAATGAGTTTGTAAACCCAAAGGACCACCAAAAGCCAATTCAGGAAGTGATTGTCGATCTCACTGATGGTGGTGTTGACTACAGCTTTGAGTGTATTGGGAATGTCTCCGTGATGAGAGCCGCATTGGAGTGCTGTCACAAG GGATGGGGAACTTCAGTTATAGTCGGTGTTGCAGCATCAGGACAAGAGATATCAACCCGACCGTTCCAACTCgtgactggccgtgtgtggaaAGGAACAGCTTTTGGTGGTTTCAAGAGTCGAACCCAAGTGCCTTGGCTTGTAGAGAAGTATATGAACAAG GAGATCAAAGTGGATGAGTACATAACGCACAACATGACCTTGGGAGAGATCAACAAGGCTTTTGACCTGTTGCATGAAGGCACTTGCCTTCGTTGTGTCCTCAGTACCAGCGACTGA
- the LOC106407277 gene encoding ribokinase: protein MTSRSNEAIPGHPIVLGCGQLCLDYLVTVPSFPVPDQKIRATSFKVQGGGNTGNTLTCAARLGLASRILAKVADDSQGRWMLEELESSGVDTSFCVTAKDGVSHFNYVIVDNQTNTRTCVFTPGYPPLLPDDLTESLLVDVLDRVRVIHVTGRSRETELLLAQKAHSKNVSILINAEKRREGLDKLLDLADYAVCSTHFPQDWTESPSSPSALLSMLIRLPKLKFVIMTLGEDGCVMLERCPNEVPESEETDIDELHESLKQSTDFTSVLPVCNSSMVTRLKGNVTGRLYIVTAEKIPSSELMDTTGAGDAFTGGLLYGLCTDMTLKETLTFASRVAACCCRGLGARTTLPFRTDPNLAAFLGA from the exons ATGACATCTCGCTCCAACGAAGCTATTCCGGGTCACCCGATTGTC CTTGGTTGTGGTCAACTTTGTTTGGATTACTTAGTAACTGTACCGTCTTTTCCAGTTCCCGACCAAAAGATCCGAGCCACGAGCTTCAAG GTTCAAGGAGGTGGAAACACTGGGAATACGTTGACATGCGCTGCTCGTTTGGGTTTGGCTTCTAGGATCTTAGCTAAG GTTGCTGATGATTCTCAAGGGAGATGGATGCTAGAGGAACTAGAATCTAGCGGCGTCGATACTTCCTTTTGTGTG ACAGCTAAAGATGGAGTTTCACATTTTAATTACGTCATTGTAGATAACCAAAC GAATACTCGCACGTGCGTTTTCACACCAGGATATCCTCCTTTGCTCCCTGATGACCTTACAGAATCCCTCCTTGTAGATGTGCTTGATAGGGTGAGAGTTATACATGTAACTGGAAGGTCTCGAGAAACCGAATTGCTTCTTGCGCAAAAG GCACATAGCAAGAATGTATCCATCTTAATCAACGCAGAGAAAAGACGGGAGGGACTAGATAAGCTCCTTGACTTAGCTGATTATGCCGTTTGCTCTACTCACTTCCCTCAG GATTGGACTGAGTCACCATCATCACCTAGTGCGCTTCTCTCTATGCTCATTAGACTACCGAAGCTAAAGTTTGTGATCATGACTTTGGGGGAAGACGGTTGTGTGATGCTCGAGAGATGTCCCAATG AGGTTCCAGAATCAGAAGAAACAGACATCGATGAACTACACGAGTCTCTGAAGCAAAGCACAGACTTTACAAGTGTTTTACCGGTCTGCAATTCATCG ATGGTTACTAGACTGAAAGGAAATGTTACAGGGAGATTGTATATCGTAACAGCTGAGAAAATACCTTCATCGGAGCTTATGGACACAACTGGTGCAGGAGATGCGTTCACCGGAGGTTTGCTCTATG GTTTGTGCACAGACATGACTTTAAAAGAAACGCTGACATTTGCATCTCGAGTA GCTGCTTGTTGCTGCAGAGGTTTAGGGGCTCGAACAACTCTTCCATTCCGTACTGATCCAAATCTTGCAGCTTTCTTGGGAGCATGA
- the LOC106409809 gene encoding LOW QUALITY PROTEIN: probable indole-3-pyruvate monooxygenase YUCCA5 (The sequence of the model RefSeq protein was modified relative to this genomic sequence to represent the inferred CDS: inserted 2 bases in 1 codon; deleted 2 bases in 2 codons; substituted 6 bases at 6 genomic stop codons), translating to MENMFRLLGSEDFSDRRRCIWVNGPVIIGAGPSGLATAACLRDEGVPFVVLERAECIASLWQKRTYDRLKLHLPKKVCQLPKMPFPESYPEYPTKRQFIDYLESYATRFNINPQFNECVQSARYDKTSGLWRIKTSSSSATSGSEMEYICRWLVVATGENAERVVPEIDGLTTEFNGEVIHSCEYKCGEKYKGKRVLVVGCGNSGMEVSLDLANHNANPSMVVRSSVSYIXSTNARFIFIWQINIXTIINLIPLSLIKTRAIXTNLVNFDQVHVLPREILGKSSFEISMMLMKWLPLWLVDKLLLIPAWLILGNLTKYGLKRPNMGPMELKVVTGKTPVLDIGAMEKIRSGQVDIVPGIKRFSRNHVELVDGQILDLDAVVLATGYRSNVPSWLQVRNLTKQLXFDSXSSFLYDKXTESVFFFYALXESDMFSKNGFPKSPFPNAWKGKSGLYAAGFTRKGLAGASADAVNIAKDIGNVWREETKRVQKIRTRVGHRRCISIA from the exons ATGGAGAACATGTTTAGACTCTTGGGCAGTGAAGACTTCTCCGACAGAAGACGGTGCATTTGGGTTAACGGTCCAGTTATCATCGGAGCCGGCCCATCGGGGCTAGCCACCGCAGCTTGCCTCCGCGACGAAGGTGTTCCCTTTGTAGTACTGGAGAGAGCAGAGTGCATAGCTTCACTCTGGCAGAAAAGAACTTACGACAGACTCAAACTTCATTTACCCAAGAAAGTGTGTCAGTTACCCAAAATGCCCTTCCCAGAATCCTACCCGGAATATCCAACAAAACGACAGTTCATCGACTACCTTGAGTCCTACGCTACACGGTTCAACATTAACCCGCAATTCAACGAGTGTGTTCAATCCGCTCGGTACGACAAGACCAGTGGTCTCTGGCGCATTAAGACGTCTTCTTCCTCCGCTACTTCTGGGTCGGAGATGGAATATATCTGCCGGTGGCTTGTGGTGGCGACGGGAGAAAACGCGGAGAGAGTTGTTCCGGAGATTGATGGGCTCACGACGGAGTTTAACGGCGAGGTGATCCACTCTTGCGAGTATAAATGCGGAGAGAAGTACAAGGGAAAGAGAGTTCTTGTCGTCGGATGTGGAAACTCTGGCATGGAAGTTTCTCTTGATCTCGCGAATCACAACGCCAATCCCTCCATGGTTGTGCGTAGCTCGGTAAGTTATATATAATCAACGAACGCTCGCTTTATATTTATATggcaaataaatatttgaactaTAATAAACTTAATACCTTTATCTTTGATTAAGACTCGAGCTAT GACTAATTTGGTTAATTTTGATCAGGTTCATGTTTTACCAAGGGAGATTCTAGGCAAATCGAGTTTTGAAATCTCAATGATGCTAATGAAGTGGCTACCTCTATGGCTAGTAGACAAGCTTTTGTTAATCCCTGCATGGCTGATTTTGGGAAACCTGACAAAGTATGGGCTAAAGAGGCCCAATATGGGCCCGATGGAGCTCAAGGTTGTCACAGGGAAGACTCCAGTGCTTGACATCGGAGCTATGGAGAAAATCAGATCCGGCCAGGTAGACATCGTCCCTGGAATCAAAAGGTTCTCTCGTAATCACGTGGAGCTCGTTGATGGTCAGATATTAGATCTCGACGCTGTTGTTCTCGCTACGGGTTACCGCAGCAACGTTCCTTCTTGGCTTCAGGTgagaaacttaacaaaacaaCTTTAGTTTGATAGTTGAAGT AGTTTCTTGTATGACAAGTAAActgaatctgtttttttt ttttatgctctTTAGGAAAGTGATATGTTTTCCAAAAACGGGTTTCCAAAATCGCCTTTTCCAAACGCATGGAAAGGGAAATCGGGACTTTACGCGGCTGGATTCACGAGGAAAGGATTGGCCGGAGCATCAGCAGACGCTGTTAACATCGCTAAAGACATTGGAAACGTGTGGAGAGAAGAGACCAAACGTGTGCAGAAAATAAGAACACGAGTTGGTCACCGCCGATGCATCTCAATTGCTTAG
- the LOC106411001 gene encoding VAN3-binding protein, with product MDKSKTFGGQWRFNPAFKPPETPLDSMEFLSRTWSASATEVSRAVVASPTSQPPQMRFSEIQGVSDVTLVPEDEENGIVSGNTFSFASSETSLMVMERIMAQSPEISSPRTSGRLSHSSFTDSPPISPSEINDFKQFYRVSPSFNGHVRGPSAVSGVAGGSKTVGRWLKDRREKKREETRAQNAQLHAAVSVAGVAAAIAAIAVATASQSSSGSDEQVAKTDSAVASAATLVAAQCVEAAEIMGADREHLASVVSSAVNVRSAGDIMTLTAAAATALRGAATLKARALKEVWNIAAVIPVDKGIPKSRVGGGGGYRSDLAPEDNFLGICSRELLAKGCELLKRTRKGDLHWKVVSVYINRTNQVTLKMKSKHVAGTLTKKKKNVVVELVKGLPAWPGRELLDDGEDLRYFGLKTLEKRVIEFECKNQREYDLWTQGVSMLLSVASDRRHKC from the exons ATGGACAAAAGTAAAACGTTTGGAGGTCAATGGAGGTTCAATCCTGCGTTTAAACCACCTGAAACGCCATTAGACTCTATGGAATTTTTATCACGCACGTGGAGTGCTTCCGCAACTGAAGTTTCCCGAGCCGTCGTCGCTTCTCCGACTTCTCAACCGCCACAAATGCGTTTCTCGGAGATCCAAGGCGTTTCTGACGTCACTTTGGTGCCGGAAGATGAAGAGAACGGCATCGTTTCTGGAAACACGTTCTCTTTCGCTTCCTCTGAGACTTCTTTGATGGTCATGGAACGTATCATGGCTCAGTCT CCGGAGATTTCTTCACCGCGGACCTCGGGGAGACTTTCACATAGCTCTTTCACTGATAGTCCTCCCATATCTCCCTCGGAGATTAATGACTTTAAG CAATTCTATCGTGTGAGCCCATCCTTTAATGGGCACGTACGTGGTCCATCGGCCGTCTCTGGTGTGGCTGGAGGATCAAAAACTGTCGGCCGGTGGTTGAAGGACCGgagggaaaagaaaagagaagagacgCGTGCACAAAACGCACAGCTCCACGCGGCTGTATCTGTAGCTGGCGTGGCCGCCGCGATAGCTGCTATCGCTGTAGCGACCGCCTCTCAGTCGAGTTCCGGAAGTGACGAGCAAGTTGCTAAAACTGACTCCGCCGTGGCTTCAGCCGCTACTTTGGTGGCGGCACAGTGTGTGGAAGCAGCAGAGATTATGGGAGCTGATCGCGAGCACTTAGCTTCGGTTGTTAGTTCTGCGGTTAACGTTCGTTCTGCCGGAGATATTATGACGTTGACCGCCGCCGCGGCTACAG CGTTGAGAGGGGCTGCGACGTTGAAGGCGAGGGCACTGAAGGAGGTATGGAACATTGCAGCGGTGATTCCGGTGGATAAGGGAATACCAAAAAGCCGTgtaggcggtggtggtggttacCGAAGCGATTTAGCTCCTGAAGATAACTTTCTTGGGATTTGTAGTAGAGAATTGCTGGCTAAAGGTTGCGAGTTGCTTAAACGTACCCGCAAAG GCGATCTTCATTGGAAAGTTGTTTCGGTCTACATTAATAGAACAAATCAG GTAACGTTGAAGATGAAGAGCAAACATGTCGCTGGGACCCttacaaagaagaaaaaga ATGTGGTGGTGGAATTGGTCAAGGGATTACCGGCATGGCCTGGCCGCGAACTGCTTGATGATGGAGAGGATTTGAGGTACTTCGGGCTAAAGACGTTGGAGAAAAGAGTGATTGAATTCGAGTGCAAAAACCAAAGAGAGTATGATCTTTGGACACAAGGTGTTTCCATGCTTCTCTCCGTTGCTTCTGATAGAAGGCATAAATGTTGA
- the LOC106407196 gene encoding uncharacterized protein At5g43822, protein MEAVIRKWQQKFRKAKEEMNKWEALQVGWVSRFSKASSIIQRLEAIQNPGSYGALRCVKGIEDALLQKQMDQLETTLLSMRNDLEEFRGCVLTFEKLRREGSQLLKMEQTKRRIEERIGVKPCIADCLKGLSLLYEMHQSEYHLKMSILSALSCLALKPSPGDLVALQYLVVDQPNILNNEVQHIFDVIFAEDIK, encoded by the exons ATGGAGGCAGTAATAAGGAAATGGCAGCAGAAGTTCAGAAAAGCGAAAGAGGAGATGAACAAGTGGGAGGCGCTTCAAGTTGGATGGGTTTCCCGCTTCAGTAAAGCTTCTTCTATCATCCAGAGATTAGAG GCCATTCAAAATCCTGGGAGCTATGGAGCTTTGAGATGCGTGAAGGGGATTGAAGACGCTCTTCTGCAGAAACAGATGGATCAACTGGAGACTACTCTGCTTTCTATGAGAAACGATTt GGAGGAGTTCCGAGGATGCGTTTTGACATTTGAGAAGCTTCGTCGAGAAGGGTCGCAGCTACTCAAAATGGAACAGACCAAGAGGAGAATAGAGGAACGAATTGGAGTAAAACCTTGCATTGCTGATTGTTTGAAGGGACTTTCTCTTCTTTATGAGATGCATCAGTCTGA ATACCATCTTAAAATGTCGATTCTTTCGGCACTTTCATGTCTTGCACTGAAACCAAG TCCTGGCGATCTTGTAGCGCTACAATACCTCGTGGTTGATCAGCCAAATATCCTGAATAATGAAG TGCAACACATCTTCGATGTCATATTTGCTGAAGACATCAAATGA